From [Clostridium] symbiosum, a single genomic window includes:
- a CDS encoding toxin PIN — MSVEHIGKGYVKICVSEEELENSIAGLSQLKPVLQAQVMKGNGRNTEQGLIDAAELGKHFDTAIDAMTMLLAGFKEESEAQNEK, encoded by the coding sequence ATGAGTGTTGAACATATCGGCAAGGGTTATGTAAAAATATGCGTGAGTGAGGAAGAGTTAGAGAACAGCATAGCTGGGCTTAGCCAGTTAAAACCTGTTTTGCAAGCGCAAGTAATGAAAGGGAACGGGAGAAACACAGAGCAGGGGCTTATTGACGCAGCGGAGTTGGGAAAACATTTTGATACAGCGATAGACGCAATGACAATGCTTTTGGCAGGGTTCAAGGAAGAGAGTGAGGCACAGAATGAAAAGTAA
- a CDS encoding single-stranded DNA-binding protein gives MTKKKPDFLRDLDTAIMDELTGGGIKGNAAGLVGTLTQIKEIKQLCGLPFCGYMAKLETVRPSGVPDEVTVVFAEDVPYRACNGIEFDVMQEFVEGSRLLLTGKAQTLKDFQSGRLLVYILADFVAVSEKALEQDEAAVRGVIANKPTYRETPRGKRITDITVKVRNELTGGNCYLPCICWQEQADEAAQWQQGDTVELLGRYQSRQYEKVLDTATGEREQRTAYEVSVRLIRRKEEEENEC, from the coding sequence ATGACAAAGAAAAAGCCAGATTTTTTACGGGATTTAGATACTGCAATCATGGACGAGCTTACAGGCGGCGGTATCAAGGGAAATGCAGCGGGACTGGTAGGAACGCTTACACAGATTAAGGAAATTAAGCAGCTATGCGGGCTGCCGTTTTGTGGTTATATGGCAAAGCTGGAAACGGTAAGACCAAGCGGCGTGCCGGACGAGGTAACAGTAGTATTTGCAGAGGACGTACCATACAGGGCTTGCAACGGCATAGAATTTGACGTTATGCAGGAATTTGTAGAGGGCAGCAGGCTTTTACTGACAGGTAAGGCGCAGACGCTTAAGGACTTCCAGAGCGGTAGGCTGCTGGTATATATTCTGGCAGATTTTGTGGCGGTATCGGAAAAGGCATTAGAGCAGGACGAGGCAGCAGTAAGAGGCGTTATAGCGAATAAGCCAACGTACAGAGAAACACCGAGAGGTAAGCGCATTACTGATATTACGGTAAAGGTAAGAAATGAGCTTACAGGCGGCAACTGCTATTTACCGTGCATCTGCTGGCAGGAACAGGCAGACGAGGCGGCGCAGTGGCAGCAGGGCGACACTGTAGAGCTGCTGGGACGGTATCAGAGCCGCCAGTATGAAAAGGTGCTTGACACAGCCACAGGAGAAAGAGAACAGCGCACAGCTTACGAGGTATCAGTACGGCTGATTAGAAGAAAGGAAGAGGAAGAAAATGAGTGTTGA
- a CDS encoding long-chain fatty acid--CoA ligase, translating to MSEVYIRSQNKEKLYRLGGNYASVEYGEYEDIKKKRGGAEADKKRHVICISDGCLEEIGEYATKERCLEVLDEIQKACVSYLFTAGGAAIVRGGMDVQPFAAVIPRLYEMPEK from the coding sequence ATGAGCGAGGTATATATACGCAGCCAGAATAAAGAAAAGCTGTATAGACTGGGCGGTAATTACGCCAGCGTAGAGTATGGAGAGTACGAGGACATAAAGAAAAAGAGAGGCGGCGCAGAGGCAGACAAAAAGCGCCACGTAATTTGCATAAGTGACGGGTGTTTAGAGGAAATCGGAGAGTATGCCACAAAAGAGCGCTGCTTAGAGGTTCTGGACGAGATACAGAAAGCGTGCGTAAGCTATCTGTTTACGGCTGGCGGTGCAGCCATAGTAAGGGGCGGCATGGACGTACAGCCGTTTGCAGCAGTAATACCGAGGCTGTACGAAATGCCGGAGAAATAG
- a CDS encoding helix-turn-helix domain-containing protein has protein sequence MAKRKYKRLHYEDRQTIEAMSKQGSSVSDIAEALGTHRDTIYREFKRCNATLKTYTAAAGQQAL, from the coding sequence ATGGCAAAACGAAAGTATAAGCGTCTGCATTATGAGGACAGGCAGACCATAGAGGCTATGAGTAAGCAGGGCAGCAGTGTAAGTGATATTGCAGAGGCACTGGGAACGCATAGGGACACAATTTATAGGGAGTTCAAACGCTGCAACGCCACACTGAAAACCTACACGGCGGCAGCAGGGCAGCAGGCGTTATAA
- a CDS encoding EAL domain-containing protein: MMKKHAKMLFPVLCGILVAVSLISVMKISDIREYGKLINYVGIVRGASQRAVKLEMKGQPADDLIGYIDSILNELLTGKGQFGLVTAKSKDYKEDLAVLEEQWNAVKEDIDGVREGKPDGALLESSEKMFEIANQTVFSIEEFSRQSADRITKLIILAAAVCGTATAVASYYYIKRLLELKHTNRELKDIAGRDELTGAYNTERFYSEANRIMNREEDDKFAVLHVDFENFRYVNDVFGYEYGDLLLKNYARLLTERLGENEALGRLMADRFIILRHYEKKEDALNAQKDVDDEFLGSVAAASNHHLMAVACGICCREDLPGKADASVMVNSASFAQKIAKNTPGAKYAFYDEKTHQKLIEETNIRSRMQKGLDDEEFVVYLQPKVGVQGGEIEGAEALVRWDVPGHGLLSPGLFIPVLEKNLFIGKVDRYVFEKVCRWLRKRLDCGERVMPISVNVSKIQFYNSDFINAYAEIKNRYAIPDGLIEIELTESVIFEHEEYLMEMVRELHQNGFLCSLDDFGSGYSSLGLLKDLSIDVLKMDGISFRMKIDKRL; this comes from the coding sequence ATGATGAAAAAACATGCCAAAATGCTTTTTCCCGTCCTGTGTGGGATACTTGTCGCCGTCAGCCTGATATCGGTCATGAAGATATCGGATATACGGGAATATGGGAAACTGATTAATTATGTCGGGATTGTGCGGGGAGCGTCGCAGCGGGCCGTAAAGCTGGAGATGAAGGGTCAGCCTGCGGATGACCTGATCGGGTACATAGATAGTATTTTGAATGAACTGCTTACGGGGAAAGGCCAGTTTGGCCTTGTCACCGCCAAATCGAAGGATTATAAGGAGGATCTGGCGGTATTGGAAGAGCAGTGGAATGCCGTCAAGGAGGACATTGACGGTGTAAGGGAAGGGAAGCCGGACGGGGCGCTTCTGGAGTCCAGTGAGAAGATGTTTGAGATTGCCAACCAGACCGTTTTCTCCATTGAGGAATTTTCAAGGCAGTCTGCGGACCGTATTACGAAACTGATTATCCTGGCGGCCGCGGTCTGCGGCACAGCGACTGCTGTAGCAAGCTACTACTATATCAAACGGCTGCTGGAACTGAAGCATACGAACAGGGAGCTGAAAGACATTGCCGGAAGGGACGAGCTGACCGGCGCTTATAATACGGAGAGATTCTATTCGGAGGCCAACCGGATTATGAACCGGGAAGAGGATGATAAATTTGCCGTATTGCATGTGGATTTCGAAAACTTCAGATATGTGAATGACGTATTTGGATATGAATACGGCGATCTGCTTCTCAAAAATTATGCGCGTCTTTTAACGGAAAGACTTGGGGAGAATGAGGCATTGGGCCGGCTGATGGCGGATCGCTTCATTATTCTGCGCCATTATGAAAAGAAAGAGGATGCTTTAAACGCCCAGAAGGATGTCGATGATGAGTTCCTCGGCTCCGTGGCGGCGGCATCCAACCATCATCTGATGGCGGTGGCCTGCGGTATATGCTGCAGGGAGGATCTGCCCGGTAAGGCAGACGCTTCCGTTATGGTGAACAGTGCAAGCTTTGCCCAGAAGATTGCCAAGAATACACCGGGAGCTAAATATGCATTCTACGATGAGAAAACTCATCAGAAATTAATAGAAGAAACGAACATTAGATCCCGCATGCAGAAGGGGCTGGACGATGAGGAGTTCGTGGTCTACCTGCAGCCGAAGGTGGGAGTACAGGGCGGAGAGATAGAGGGAGCGGAAGCGCTGGTAAGATGGGATGTCCCGGGACACGGCCTTCTTTCGCCTGGACTCTTTATTCCCGTGCTTGAGAAGAACCTGTTTATCGGAAAAGTGGACCGCTACGTGTTTGAAAAGGTATGCCGCTGGCTGAGAAAGCGCCTCGACTGCGGGGAGCGGGTAATGCCGATCTCGGTCAATGTATCGAAAATCCAGTTTTACAATTCGGATTTTATTAACGCCTACGCCGAGATTAAAAACAGATACGCAATCCCAGACGGGCTGATTGAGATTGAACTGACGGAATCCGTTATCTTTGAACATGAGGAGTACCTGATGGAGATGGTAAGGGAACTGCATCAAAACGGTTTTCTCTGCTCCCTGGATGATTTTGGCTCCGGCTATTCTTCCCTGGGCTTATTGAAAGATTTGTCCATTGATGTGCTGAAAATGGACGGGATAAGTTTTAGAATGAAAATCGACAAGAGGTTATAA
- a CDS encoding response regulator gives MKHDSGKSIKKKIVLTAVLVGSILASVTFFFIQAVKNQLWDQSINTIMESTAQGCTTLRVQLQEAYEGMEAAAVSSRAYSPEQRKELETALSSPVRKDRNVVLYLPDGTCIPSEIQQEEGVSRQIWSGEKENGIIDPHISSITGVNVFDIFVKTVLNDGTEAYLVREYEVDGIVDSFTLSFYNNEGFSYIVNAAGDVLIRPPHPGSNKTIKNVFDMLSDSRNNPEEVDTFRTALKQAGTGWAVFTYQGEKNVFSFTPLKLGSDWYLISIIPQDTVNAQTHAILMQTLVLVSIIILGLFILVLVYFRYINRTNRRLRSQADYIGHLYNAVPEGIALITVEKPHRFIQLNKEGLRLLEYPQGASNDAPEGKYLQDVIHPADYEKIEALCESTVMDGGKNAFEYRMIRTDETIFWIAGIIEKTRNEAGEVVLIATFHDITEEKLAEEMEKQERRQELLTLVGAISNAYPVIIRLNLTQDTLNFVYVKPGLMVNLGEQETYSRLFEDFASEMHPDSSREFKSRFSLEVLRERMGKETAEVFLEARQKMLDGKYHWISVQIIHVDNPYSKDKLAILISRRIDEQKYEQEQQRLALQSALDSARAASSAKSQFLSNMSHDIRTPMNAITGMAAIAAIHLEDRERVMECLRKISLSSNHLLSLINDVLDMSKIESGKISLREEPFNFAELVAGCVELVQSQVGENQFEFRTQLMSLKNEKVIGDPLRVRQVCINILSNAVKYTLPGGRITVEIWQEDIPGKYYRNYVFRCTDTGVGMNREFLERIFQPFERMQDPAVGRVTGTGLGMAITKNIVDLMNGDIQVESELGAGSSFTVTFPLRPQDAREEEVPEEWLGVRSLVVDDDRQTCENAAELLRSMGLRAQFATDGAIGVQHVLRANDTSDPFELVILDWKMPDMDGVEAARRIRKAVGPDLPVIILTAYDWSEIENEAKEAGVTAFLSKPFYRSKLCYVLGEIRGGKALKKPAPGEQMPDYRGRRLLLVEDNEINREIARTLVEELGITVEEAVNGREAVNTISNSPEGYYNMVLMDIQMPIMDGYEAARAIRSLEREDVKSVPIIAMTANAFEEDVRSALRAGMDAHFSKPVDFEKMKELMGRYLA, from the coding sequence ATGAAGCATGACAGCGGAAAAAGCATAAAGAAAAAAATTGTACTGACGGCAGTCCTGGTTGGCAGCATCCTTGCGTCCGTGACCTTTTTTTTCATACAGGCCGTAAAAAACCAGCTGTGGGACCAGTCAATCAATACAATCATGGAAAGCACCGCACAGGGCTGCACTACGCTGCGCGTGCAGCTGCAGGAAGCATATGAGGGCATGGAGGCTGCGGCTGTATCGAGCCGTGCTTATTCCCCGGAACAACGCAAAGAGCTGGAGACGGCGCTGAGCAGTCCGGTCCGCAAAGACAGGAATGTCGTTCTGTACCTTCCCGATGGAACCTGCATCCCTTCGGAGATACAGCAGGAGGAGGGGGTAAGCAGGCAGATTTGGAGTGGGGAAAAGGAAAACGGGATTATCGATCCGCATATCAGCAGCATAACCGGCGTCAATGTCTTTGATATCTTCGTGAAGACGGTTCTGAACGACGGCACAGAGGCATACCTGGTCAGGGAATACGAGGTGGATGGGATTGTTGACAGCTTTACCCTGTCCTTTTACAATAATGAGGGCTTTTCTTATATTGTGAATGCCGCGGGCGATGTACTGATCCGTCCGCCCCATCCGGGCAGCAATAAAACAATTAAGAATGTGTTTGACATGCTGTCTGACTCCCGCAACAATCCGGAGGAAGTGGATACATTCCGGACAGCCCTTAAACAGGCAGGCACCGGCTGGGCGGTCTTTACCTATCAGGGAGAAAAGAATGTGTTCAGCTTTACGCCGCTGAAGCTTGGGTCGGACTGGTATTTAATCTCCATTATCCCCCAGGATACGGTGAATGCGCAGACCCATGCAATCCTGATGCAGACGCTGGTTCTCGTGAGCATCATCATCCTGGGGCTTTTCATTCTGGTTCTGGTCTATTTCCGTTATATCAACAGGACCAACCGGAGATTACGCAGCCAGGCGGATTATATCGGGCACCTGTATAATGCGGTTCCGGAGGGGATTGCCCTGATTACGGTGGAGAAGCCGCACCGCTTTATCCAGCTCAATAAAGAGGGGCTGCGTCTCCTGGAATATCCGCAGGGAGCCTCCAACGACGCGCCGGAAGGAAAATACCTTCAGGATGTGATCCATCCCGCGGATTATGAAAAGATAGAAGCGCTGTGTGAATCCACGGTCATGGACGGAGGTAAGAATGCCTTTGAATACCGCATGATAAGAACGGATGAAACGATATTCTGGATCGCCGGAATTATTGAAAAAACACGGAATGAAGCAGGGGAGGTCGTTCTGATTGCAACCTTCCATGACATAACCGAGGAAAAATTGGCCGAGGAGATGGAAAAGCAGGAGCGGCGCCAGGAACTTCTGACTCTGGTAGGAGCCATCTCCAATGCATATCCGGTGATTATACGGCTGAATCTCACTCAGGATACGCTGAATTTTGTATATGTGAAACCGGGACTGATGGTGAACCTGGGAGAACAGGAAACATACAGCCGGCTTTTTGAAGATTTTGCATCCGAGATGCACCCGGACAGCAGCCGGGAATTCAAATCGCGTTTTTCACTGGAAGTCCTGAGGGAAAGAATGGGGAAAGAAACGGCAGAGGTGTTCCTGGAAGCAAGGCAGAAGATGCTGGACGGGAAGTATCACTGGATCTCCGTGCAGATTATCCATGTGGACAATCCCTATTCAAAGGATAAACTGGCAATCCTGATATCACGGCGCATCGACGAACAGAAATATGAACAGGAGCAGCAGCGCCTGGCCCTTCAGAGCGCGCTTGACAGCGCCAGGGCCGCAAGCAGTGCGAAAAGCCAGTTTCTGTCCAATATGAGCCATGATATCCGCACGCCCATGAACGCGATTACGGGGATGGCCGCAATCGCAGCCATCCATCTGGAGGACCGGGAACGCGTGATGGAATGTCTGAGAAAAATCAGTCTTTCCAGCAACCATCTGTTAAGCCTGATTAATGATGTGCTGGATATGTCTAAAATTGAGAGCGGAAAGATATCCCTGAGGGAGGAACCTTTTAATTTTGCAGAGCTGGTGGCCGGCTGTGTGGAGCTGGTCCAGTCCCAGGTCGGAGAAAACCAGTTCGAATTCAGGACACAGCTGATGTCTCTCAAGAATGAAAAAGTAATCGGCGATCCTCTCCGGGTCAGACAGGTATGCATCAATATTCTGAGTAATGCAGTGAAATATACCCTGCCGGGAGGCCGCATCACCGTAGAAATCTGGCAGGAGGACATTCCGGGTAAATATTACCGGAACTATGTGTTCCGCTGTACGGATACGGGAGTGGGAATGAACCGGGAATTCCTGGAACGGATCTTCCAGCCCTTTGAACGGATGCAGGATCCGGCCGTCGGTAGGGTGACGGGAACGGGCCTTGGTATGGCTATTACCAAGAATATTGTGGATTTGATGAACGGAGATATCCAGGTGGAGAGTGAGTTAGGCGCCGGTTCCAGTTTCACCGTGACCTTTCCGCTGCGGCCGCAGGATGCCAGGGAGGAAGAGGTTCCGGAGGAATGGCTTGGAGTCCGCAGCCTGGTTGTGGATGACGACAGGCAGACCTGTGAAAATGCGGCGGAATTGCTGCGGAGCATGGGCCTGCGGGCACAGTTTGCCACGGATGGGGCAATCGGGGTCCAACATGTCCTCCGGGCCAATGACACATCCGACCCCTTTGAACTGGTGATACTTGACTGGAAGATGCCGGATATGGACGGTGTGGAGGCGGCGAGGCGTATCCGGAAAGCGGTCGGGCCCGATCTGCCCGTTATTATCCTTACGGCCTATGACTGGTCCGAGATTGAAAACGAGGCGAAAGAAGCCGGGGTGACTGCATTCTTGTCCAAACCCTTTTACCGTTCCAAACTCTGCTATGTTCTGGGGGAGATCCGAGGGGGAAAGGCGCTTAAAAAGCCGGCCCCCGGAGAACAGATGCCGGATTACAGGGGCAGACGGCTCCTCCTGGTCGAGGACAATGAAATAAACCGTGAGATTGCCAGGACGCTGGTGGAGGAGCTGGGCATTACGGTAGAGGAGGCTGTGAACGGCCGGGAAGCGGTGAACACCATATCCAATTCCCCGGAAGGGTATTACAATATGGTACTCATGGATATCCAAATGCCGATCATGGACGGCTATGAGGCTGCAAGGGCGATCCGCAGCCTTGAGCGTGAAGATGTGAAGTCGGTGCCAATCATTGCAATGACGGCCAATGCCTTTGAGGAGGATGTCCGGTCGGCTCTGCGCGCCGGAATGGATGCCCATTTTTCAAAGCCTGTTGACTTTGAGAAAATGAAAGAACTGATGGGACGGTACCTGGCGTAA
- a CDS encoding ABC transporter substrate-binding protein, producing the protein MRGKKNWGGCAVLLLSFLLLAGCKSRSSEVNYGTAEEEPVVITFFGNKYETENVTVIEEILSGFMKENPDIRVSYESLKGAEYYDALSKRMKAGKGDDVFMVNHDMVLELKKNGQLADLSGVGTVSNYADSMLIQMEDEGKIYWMPTSVSVFGLYCNMDLLKKYGQDVPENLGEWESVCSSFTERGITPVIANNDISLKTLAIGQGFFSVYQENRQREVFERLNTGRESLSTYLEPGFSLAESFIARGYIDGEKARNTMKTSDDLIEFAKGESPFMLTGAWAAGRLTGMEPKFDFQVFPYPVLPDGTLAVINADTRLSVNAESEHPEAAVRFVEYFTRPDNIQKFADQQCSLSPLKNSVPSSVDALSPLISCYQSGRTVIGTDGLLDLSIWNLTAEVSKKLLSGETVEEAMEWMDQQAGQERGTLQ; encoded by the coding sequence ATGAGAGGTAAGAAAAATTGGGGCGGCTGTGCGGTGTTATTATTAAGTTTCCTTTTACTGGCGGGCTGTAAGAGCCGCAGTTCGGAAGTGAATTATGGCACAGCCGAAGAAGAGCCTGTTGTAATCACCTTTTTCGGCAATAAATATGAGACAGAAAATGTCACGGTAATAGAGGAGATATTATCCGGATTTATGAAAGAAAATCCGGATATCCGTGTGTCCTATGAGAGCCTGAAGGGGGCCGAATACTATGATGCCCTAAGTAAGCGGATGAAAGCCGGTAAAGGTGACGATGTATTCATGGTAAACCATGATATGGTGCTGGAACTTAAGAAAAATGGCCAGCTGGCGGACCTGTCCGGGGTCGGCACGGTTTCCAATTATGCGGACAGTATGCTGATACAGATGGAAGATGAGGGAAAGATTTACTGGATGCCCACCTCGGTATCGGTATTTGGCCTTTACTGTAACATGGATCTCCTGAAGAAGTACGGGCAGGACGTACCGGAAAATCTCGGTGAGTGGGAAAGCGTCTGCAGCAGTTTTACGGAACGTGGAATCACACCCGTGATTGCCAATAATGATATATCCTTAAAAACGCTTGCAATTGGACAGGGCTTTTTCAGCGTGTATCAGGAGAACCGCCAAAGAGAGGTGTTCGAACGCTTAAACACCGGCCGGGAATCACTGAGCACGTATCTTGAACCGGGTTTTTCACTGGCGGAATCATTTATTGCAAGGGGATATATTGATGGGGAGAAAGCACGGAACACGATGAAAACGTCGGATGACCTGATCGAGTTTGCAAAAGGAGAATCGCCTTTTATGCTCACAGGAGCCTGGGCGGCAGGACGGCTTACAGGGATGGAGCCGAAGTTTGATTTTCAGGTATTTCCATATCCTGTGCTGCCGGACGGGACTCTGGCGGTAATTAATGCGGACACACGGCTGAGCGTAAATGCGGAGAGTGAACACCCGGAGGCAGCGGTCAGATTTGTGGAATATTTTACAAGACCGGATAACATACAGAAGTTTGCGGATCAGCAGTGCTCCCTCAGCCCGCTGAAGAACAGCGTGCCCTCTTCTGTGGATGCGCTCAGCCCGCTGATTTCCTGCTATCAGTCGGGCAGGACTGTTATAGGCACGGACGGACTGCTGGATCTTTCGATTTGGAACCTGACGGCGGAGGTATCGAAGAAGCTTCTGTCGGGCGAGACGGTGGAAGAGGCAATGGAATGGATGGATCAGCAGGCCGGGCAGGAAAGGGGTACTCTGCAATGA
- a CDS encoding GntR family transcriptional regulator, which produces MKNDMERCQVVYGVLKTHIQFGAYRFGDVLPTMENNTENFLVSLDTIRSAYLQLEREGYVTLSQNVGSTVIKDYSDREIEENVQLFFSLRKHALIDLSKSLRPLFTNAQWLGLKNAPSEIYANMMELKKNHGLQPFIAFNHIMQAYDSLGNDLLTRLLWQVYMFFEAPFLCVPKNPWYDFAVNEFSPLSLEYCLNRDWDSLHGLIRRTQDSLSMSLCRFYEERITLTAPEEISFTWNSYKKASQICYSLAMDLLIDISLGRYPANTLLPSLNRLSKERNVSVSTARRTISLLNGIGAVQSVKRIGTMVLSFDETAVNCDFSNPVVRRRLMDMAQSLQILTLSCKAVSEITIPELNAAEIQKGSEQLATMETRRMYQPIAYDALDLLRQFAPCQAVRTIYGELLKQLFWGYGLRSMWKDGGGQTDFYISYYKALLQSLKEKDSVLFSGKLEELMIHEFRLTISKLVQLGIEEAKGLLIPDL; this is translated from the coding sequence GTGAAAAATGATATGGAACGGTGTCAGGTCGTATATGGTGTTCTAAAGACGCATATTCAATTTGGCGCCTACCGTTTTGGCGACGTTCTCCCTACGATGGAAAACAACACTGAAAACTTCCTGGTATCTCTTGATACCATACGCAGTGCTTATCTCCAGCTGGAACGGGAGGGATATGTCACCCTGTCCCAAAACGTGGGGTCTACGGTAATAAAGGATTACAGCGATCGGGAAATCGAAGAGAATGTCCAGCTTTTCTTTTCTCTTCGAAAGCACGCCCTGATTGATTTAAGTAAATCGCTGCGGCCGCTCTTCACCAATGCCCAATGGCTCGGCCTGAAAAATGCCCCTTCGGAAATTTATGCCAATATGATGGAACTGAAGAAAAACCACGGTCTGCAGCCCTTTATTGCATTTAACCATATTATGCAGGCATACGATTCCCTGGGCAACGACCTGCTCACCCGGCTTCTCTGGCAGGTCTACATGTTTTTTGAAGCCCCCTTTTTATGTGTCCCCAAGAATCCATGGTATGATTTTGCCGTCAACGAATTTTCGCCGTTGTCTTTGGAATACTGCCTTAACCGGGACTGGGATTCACTTCACGGACTAATCCGCCGGACCCAGGACTCTCTGTCCATGTCCTTATGCCGTTTTTATGAGGAGCGGATTACGCTGACGGCACCGGAGGAAATTTCTTTTACATGGAATTCTTATAAAAAGGCATCGCAGATATGCTATTCCCTGGCCATGGATTTGCTGATCGATATCAGCCTCGGCCGCTATCCGGCCAACACCCTGCTGCCCTCCCTGAATAGGCTGTCCAAAGAAAGGAACGTATCCGTCAGCACGGCCCGCCGTACGATCTCCCTTCTCAACGGCATCGGCGCGGTCCAGTCCGTCAAACGGATTGGAACCATGGTTCTTTCGTTTGATGAGACGGCCGTTAACTGCGATTTTTCCAACCCGGTGGTCCGCAGACGTCTTATGGATATGGCACAGAGCCTGCAGATTCTAACCCTGTCCTGCAAAGCAGTCTCCGAGATTACAATTCCGGAATTAAATGCAGCGGAAATACAGAAAGGCAGCGAACAGCTGGCCACAATGGAAACGCGGAGGATGTATCAGCCGATTGCCTACGACGCCCTGGATCTTCTGAGGCAGTTCGCTCCCTGTCAGGCAGTCCGTACCATCTATGGTGAGCTGTTAAAGCAGCTCTTCTGGGGATATGGTCTGCGCAGTATGTGGAAAGACGGTGGCGGACAGACGGACTTTTACATTTCATATTACAAAGCTCTGCTGCAGTCGCTGAAAGAGAAGGATTCCGTCCTCTTTTCCGGAAAGCTGGAAGAACTCATGATTCATGAATTCCGCCTTACAATCTCCAAACTGGTTCAACTGGGAATCGAAGAAGCAAAAGGACTCCTTATCCCGGATCTTTAG